A region of the Cryptococcus deuterogattii R265 chromosome 1, complete sequence genome:
GACACGACCGTCTTTGCTTTCTGAAGATGCCCCGAGAGCAGGAAACTCTTCTGTCAAACCTCCATTCGATTGAGACGAAGCGCCCGCCGTTGGACCAGATATCCCCGGAGGAGGAGTAGGCGTGACGCCaagttgttgctgctgttgttgttgcatATAcagctgttgttgttgttgtaaGTGAGTATTCTGATGGCTTGCGTTGGCTGAACCCTGGCCgctttgattttgagcGATGTAGCTCGAATTATGCTGACTGTGTGATCCAAGAGCAGGGAAATCGTTCGGATCTATCATTATTCAGTTTCCATCCCTGTCTTTACATGACTTGACTGTCTGTGTCTATTTTAAAACACTCACCAGAACTCCGAACGCCAAACCCCGGAGGACCGCTTCTTGGGTAGCCTGCGATTCTTGATGTTGGTGGTTGCTGGGTTGCTTGCTGGCCTGCTGTCGCGTAGAACATGTTGGTTGATGTAACGTTCCGCTGCAGTGGCGAGACGAGACGGGATGCTTagggagaaggcgagatGAAAGTAGAGAACAGTACGTGTTGGCTGTACCAGATGCATAGTACCTGGCTAAGACACCAACAGTCTATATGGCACGGCGATTGCGGGGATAACAGTGTGGCACTTGTTACACCTCCCTCGCTGACAGCCATTATTATTAATTATTACATTTTACTGCATGCTGCACCACTCTCGTTCTATAAGCACCATACCATGGTCAGCCAGCCCTTTATTGCAGTGAAGCCCAACGCTGACAATCTACCCATTGTAGTCATCAGAGTTACGGTATACCGCCAACACACAGCTGGAACAGCGTACGTTGCCGGTTTTCCTTTGACTATATATACTGACATGTTGTCTAGTACACGCAAGGTACACCGGTACCGGACATGCTGATACTACAAAATAGTTTGTCCATTGATGACATTATGGCGACAATAACTAATGATGTTTAGTGAATGGCTTACACACCAACACCGTGACACCCTTGCATCCATCGTCGGccatccacctcttttGGCTTATCTGTCGGTCGCCGACGGCGAATGTCAGGCAAGGGAAAGATTTGAAGTAACGGAGGTAAGCGGGCCATCGTACTCACAAAGACTTTATCACTAAAAACCGACAGAAAATGTTACAACCCTGCGGGAAACCGCCAGGAAAGACGGAGGAGTAGTCCAGCTGGGGCGAGATTCTGACAAACGTAGTGAAGCAACATGTTGTATGGTCGCAGTATATTATATGAAAGCTCGATTAACGTTGCTGGGCTGGAAATTTGTCACTTGTATCATTCTGAAAGTTTTGGCTCGACACAGGCACGACAAATGCTGCCTCAGATACATGGGAAGTGCCTGTAGATAACGAACTGCCTGGGGGGTTGGCAATATTTGCTAATTCATATTAGTACTATATTCATAGTCTGCAGCAGTAGCTATGTCCTAATGTTGTCCAGCATTGCACATCGAAAATTTACGTCAAGATATTCAAGACCTTAACATGCAACAGCATAATCCTGTTACGCAGTATTGCCATATCTGTCCCATCTTCTGTGTGGATGTGCATGATATAGATGCGAACGCTAGTGCTACCCGCCGACAAAAGTTTTTTCGAAAGGTTGTGGTAGCTAGTTTAATATGGAAAAGGTTTGTAAAAGTATCATAAAAATGTCAAGGAACAAATAATAAAGTCCATTTGCATAATCAGGGAATACGGGGGAAATAAAA
Encoded here:
- a CDS encoding splicing factor 3B subunit 5, which gives rise to MSSELRYTANTQLEQLHARYTGTGHADTTKYEWLTHQHRDTLASIVGHPPLLAYLSVADGECQARERFEVTEKMLQPCGKPPGKTEE